The Blastococcus sp. HT6-4 genome window below encodes:
- a CDS encoding tetratricopeptide repeat protein: MTEDLDVRLRRLLASDDADALIDLGCDLADAGRQEDAEACFRRAFDLGDSVAAFNLGNSLAAQNRWEEAVDAYEVALRGGEADAWRNLGLVLEDLGDLAGAMRAYRGAAAAGDLEGGLQLAFLLREQGEREQAMAVAEEFAAAGDEEAAAVVACWRWCSTLDPALEPELRAGQHHFPAARADLAHLLRETGRSAEARAVLERGAKLGEQVAWLPLGNLYREELGDEEAAEEAYRSGIAAGDAFCHQNLAVLLADRGDLEGAVEQFRLGAAAGDQLAAQCLRELELD; the protein is encoded by the coding sequence ATGACCGAGGACCTGGACGTGCGGCTGCGGCGGCTGCTCGCCTCCGACGACGCCGACGCGCTCATCGACCTCGGCTGCGACCTGGCCGACGCCGGCCGGCAGGAGGACGCCGAGGCGTGCTTCCGGCGCGCCTTCGACCTCGGTGACTCGGTCGCCGCGTTCAACCTCGGCAACTCCCTCGCCGCCCAGAACCGCTGGGAGGAGGCGGTGGACGCCTACGAGGTGGCGCTGCGCGGCGGCGAGGCCGACGCCTGGCGCAACCTCGGCCTGGTGCTGGAGGACCTCGGTGACCTCGCCGGCGCCATGCGCGCCTACCGGGGCGCCGCGGCCGCCGGTGACCTGGAGGGCGGGCTGCAGCTGGCCTTCCTCCTGCGCGAGCAGGGGGAGCGCGAGCAGGCCATGGCGGTGGCCGAGGAGTTCGCGGCCGCCGGTGACGAGGAGGCCGCGGCCGTCGTCGCCTGCTGGCGCTGGTGCTCCACCCTCGACCCGGCCCTGGAACCGGAGCTGCGCGCCGGCCAGCACCACTTCCCGGCCGCCCGTGCCGACCTGGCGCACCTGCTGCGCGAGACCGGCCGCTCCGCGGAGGCCCGGGCGGTGCTGGAGCGCGGCGCCAAGCTGGGGGAGCAGGTGGCCTGGCTGCCGCTGGGCAACCTCTACCGCGAGGAGCTCGGCGACGAGGAGGCCGCGGAGGAGGCCTACCGCAGCGGCATCGCCGCCGGTGACGCGTTCTGCCACCAGAACCTCGCCGTCCTGCTCGCGGACCGGGGTGACCTCGAGGGCGCCGTCGAGCAGTTCCGGCTGGGCGCCGCGGCCGGTGACCAGCTGGCCGCGCAGTGCCTGCGGGAGCTCGAGCTCGACTGA
- a CDS encoding ATP-binding cassette domain-containing protein: MLEFDGLRKSFGANQVLDGVSFTVRPGSMFGFCGSNGAGKTTTMRIAMGLVLADAGEVRWQGRPLDQQLRRRVGYMPEERGLYPKMKVGEQVTYFARLHGLDAAAAARASAEWVDRLGLGARRGDPVEKLSLGNQQRVQLAAALVSRPEVLILDEPFSGLDPVGVDSLAEALLDQVRTGVPVVFSSHQLDLVERLCDSVGILARGRMVAAGTVDELRRQEAGRLLRVVVPDAAPGWAAALPGARVVSEQAGDTLLELAAGADDQAVLAAALRTGRVAHFAWREPSLVELFREAVADPRTEEREVAA; this comes from the coding sequence GTGCTCGAGTTCGACGGGCTCCGCAAGAGTTTCGGCGCCAACCAGGTGCTCGACGGCGTGAGCTTCACGGTCCGGCCCGGGTCCATGTTCGGCTTCTGCGGCTCCAACGGCGCCGGCAAGACGACGACGATGCGGATCGCGATGGGCCTGGTGCTGGCCGACGCCGGCGAGGTGCGCTGGCAGGGCCGGCCGCTGGACCAGCAGCTGCGCCGCCGGGTGGGCTACATGCCCGAGGAGCGCGGTCTCTACCCGAAGATGAAGGTCGGGGAGCAGGTCACCTACTTCGCCCGGCTGCACGGCCTCGACGCCGCCGCCGCCGCGCGCGCCTCCGCCGAGTGGGTGGACCGGCTGGGGCTCGGCGCGCGCCGCGGCGACCCGGTCGAGAAGCTCTCGCTGGGCAACCAGCAGCGGGTCCAGCTGGCCGCCGCGCTGGTCAGCCGCCCCGAGGTGCTCATCCTCGACGAGCCGTTCTCCGGCCTGGACCCGGTCGGCGTCGACTCGCTGGCCGAGGCGCTGCTGGACCAGGTGCGCACGGGTGTCCCGGTCGTCTTCTCCAGCCACCAGCTCGACCTCGTCGAGCGGCTCTGCGACTCCGTCGGCATCCTCGCCCGCGGGCGGATGGTCGCCGCCGGCACCGTCGACGAGCTGCGCCGCCAGGAGGCCGGCCGGCTGCTGCGGGTCGTCGTCCCCGACGCCGCCCCCGGCTGGGCCGCGGCCCTCCCCGGTGCCCGGGTGGTCTCCGAGCAGGCCGGCGACACGCTGCTGGAGCTCGCCGCCGGCGCCGACGACCAGGCGGTCCTGGCCGCGGCCCTGCGCACCGGGCGGGTCGCGCACTTCGCCTGGCGCGAGCCCAGCCTGGTCGAGCTGTTCCGCGAGGCGGTCGCCGATCCGCGCACCGAGGAGCGGGAGGTGGCGGCGTGA
- the ppc gene encoding phosphoenolpyruvate carboxylase, which translates to MSEATVDVADLRHHGSSGPDDRADEVPLREDIRLLGRVLGEVIGEQAGPDVLDLVESTRVEAFRIRRSEVDRVELARRLAGLDVRSANHVIRAFSHFSLLANLAEDIHHERRRHHHRRAGSPPQQGSLAATFALLDEADLPADTVAAELAGALVCPVVTAHPTEVRRKTVFQVQRQVTELIRQRDRSADGDVDAAWTGQLWRSVLTLWQTALLRLSRLRLQDEIDEALRYYELSLFDVVPAINAELRREVEERWPGAGLLRRPMLLPGSWIGGDRDGNPFVTAEALRRATTRQAETALGHHLAELAELRSELSMSDRLVTPTAELYSLAEASRDDSPFRADEPYRRALTGISARLAATADRVLGSVPGGGDPAGLPAYESPDELRADLDVVDASLRSHGAGPLADDRLLRLREAVEVFGFHLCGLDMRQNSSVHEQVVGELLAWAGVCDDYAALDEAARVELLAGELTLRRPLVRPDAELSAEVRKELDVLVAAAEQVALLGPRTIPNYVISMCESVSDVLEVAVLLKEVGLLDPAGADGPTCPVGISPLFETIDDLQAGGATLSAMLDQPLYRRLVASRGDAQEVMLGYSDSNKDGGYLAANWALYRAELDLVEVARREGIRLRLFHGRGGTVGRGGGPSYEAIRAQPPGAVAGALRITEQGEVIAAKYADPDLARRNLEAMVAATLESTLLDIEGLGADADDAYALLDDLAARARQAYRELVHETPGFVEWFRAATPIGELASLNIGSRPPSRKAGDSIADLRAIPWVFSWSQTRIMLPGWYGTGSALESWVGGSDERLEQLRDLHRRWPFFRTVLSNMGMVLAKTDLGLAARYAELVPDEELRARVFDRITAEHERTCRMTLAITGDDDLLADNPSLARSIRNRFPYLEPLHHLQVEMLRRRRGGEDDELTSRNIQLTINGIATALRNSG; encoded by the coding sequence GTGTCCGAAGCCACGGTCGATGTCGCCGATCTCCGCCACCACGGGTCCAGCGGGCCCGACGACCGCGCCGACGAGGTGCCGCTGCGGGAGGACATCCGCCTGCTGGGGCGGGTCCTCGGGGAGGTGATCGGCGAGCAGGCCGGTCCCGACGTGCTGGACCTGGTCGAGTCGACCCGGGTCGAGGCCTTCCGCATCCGGCGCTCGGAGGTCGACCGGGTGGAGCTCGCCCGCCGGCTCGCCGGGCTCGACGTCCGCTCGGCCAACCACGTGATCAGGGCGTTCAGCCACTTCTCGCTGCTGGCGAACCTGGCCGAGGACATCCACCACGAGCGGCGCCGCCACCACCACCGGCGCGCGGGGTCACCGCCGCAGCAGGGCAGCCTGGCGGCCACCTTCGCCCTGCTGGACGAGGCCGATCTGCCGGCCGACACGGTGGCCGCCGAGCTGGCCGGCGCCCTGGTCTGCCCGGTCGTGACCGCGCACCCCACCGAGGTGCGTCGCAAGACGGTCTTCCAGGTGCAGCGCCAGGTCACCGAGCTGATCCGGCAGCGGGACCGCTCCGCCGACGGTGACGTCGACGCCGCGTGGACGGGGCAGCTGTGGCGCTCGGTGCTCACGCTCTGGCAGACGGCGCTGCTCAGGCTGTCCCGGCTGCGCCTGCAGGACGAGATCGACGAGGCGCTGCGGTACTACGAGCTGTCGCTGTTCGACGTCGTGCCCGCGATCAACGCCGAGCTGCGGCGGGAGGTGGAGGAGCGGTGGCCCGGCGCCGGCCTGCTGCGCCGGCCGATGCTGCTGCCCGGCTCCTGGATCGGCGGTGACCGCGACGGCAACCCGTTCGTGACCGCCGAGGCGCTGCGACGGGCGACGACGCGGCAGGCGGAGACGGCGCTGGGCCACCACCTGGCCGAGCTGGCCGAACTGCGCAGCGAGCTGTCGATGTCCGACCGGCTGGTCACCCCGACGGCGGAGCTGTACTCGCTGGCCGAGGCCTCGCGCGACGACTCCCCGTTCCGGGCCGACGAGCCCTACCGCCGGGCCCTCACCGGGATCTCCGCGCGGCTGGCGGCCACCGCGGATCGTGTGCTGGGCTCCGTCCCGGGCGGCGGTGACCCGGCCGGGCTGCCCGCCTACGAGAGCCCTGACGAGCTGCGCGCCGACCTCGACGTCGTGGACGCGTCGCTGCGCAGCCACGGCGCCGGGCCGCTGGCCGACGACCGGCTGCTGCGGCTGCGCGAGGCGGTGGAGGTCTTCGGGTTCCACCTCTGCGGGCTGGACATGCGGCAGAACTCCTCGGTGCACGAGCAGGTCGTCGGCGAGCTGCTGGCGTGGGCCGGGGTGTGCGACGACTACGCGGCCCTCGACGAGGCGGCCCGGGTGGAGCTGCTGGCCGGGGAGCTGACGCTGCGGCGGCCGCTGGTCCGGCCGGACGCGGAGCTGTCCGCGGAGGTGCGCAAGGAGCTCGACGTGCTGGTCGCCGCCGCCGAGCAGGTGGCGCTCCTGGGGCCGCGGACGATCCCGAACTACGTGATCAGCATGTGCGAGTCGGTCAGCGACGTGCTGGAGGTCGCCGTCCTGCTCAAGGAGGTCGGCCTGCTCGACCCGGCGGGCGCCGACGGCCCCACCTGCCCGGTGGGCATCTCGCCGCTGTTCGAGACGATCGACGACCTGCAGGCCGGCGGGGCGACGCTGTCGGCGATGCTGGACCAGCCGCTGTACCGCCGGCTGGTCGCCTCCCGCGGGGACGCCCAGGAGGTCATGCTGGGCTACTCCGACAGCAACAAGGACGGCGGCTACCTCGCCGCCAACTGGGCGCTGTACCGGGCCGAGCTCGACCTGGTCGAGGTGGCCCGGCGCGAGGGCATCCGGCTGCGGCTGTTCCACGGGCGCGGGGGCACGGTGGGCCGCGGCGGCGGGCCGAGCTACGAGGCGATCCGGGCCCAGCCCCCCGGCGCGGTGGCCGGCGCGCTCCGGATCACCGAGCAGGGCGAGGTGATCGCCGCCAAGTACGCCGACCCCGACCTGGCCCGCCGGAACCTGGAGGCGATGGTCGCGGCGACGCTGGAGTCGACCCTGCTCGACATCGAGGGTCTCGGGGCGGACGCCGACGACGCCTACGCGCTGCTCGACGACCTCGCCGCCCGCGCCCGGCAGGCCTACCGGGAGCTGGTGCACGAGACGCCGGGCTTCGTCGAGTGGTTCCGGGCGGCCACCCCGATCGGGGAGCTGGCCTCGCTGAACATCGGCAGCCGGCCGCCGTCGCGCAAGGCCGGCGACTCCATCGCCGACCTGCGCGCCATCCCCTGGGTGTTCAGCTGGTCGCAGACCCGGATCATGCTGCCCGGCTGGTACGGCACCGGATCGGCGCTGGAGTCGTGGGTGGGTGGCTCCGACGAGCGGCTGGAGCAGTTGCGCGACCTGCACCGGCGGTGGCCGTTCTTCCGCACCGTGCTCTCCAACATGGGCATGGTGCTGGCCAAGACCGACCTGGGCCTGGCCGCCCGCTACGCCGAGCTGGTGCCCGACGAGGAGCTGCGCGCCCGGGTGTTCGACCGGATCACCGCCGAGCACGAGCGCACCTGCCGGATGACGCTGGCGATCACCGGCGACGACGACCTGCTGGCCGACAACCCGTCGCTGGCCCGGTCGATCCGCAACCGCTTCCCGTACCTCGAGCCGCTGCACCACCTGCAGGTGGAGATGCTGCGGCGCCGCCGGGGCGGGGAGGACGACGAGCTGACCAGCCGCAACATCCAGCTGACCATCAACGGCATCGCCACCGCGCTGCGCAACAGTGGCTGA
- a CDS encoding putative quinol monooxygenase encodes MSVVVVATITPKAEAVDAVREAILAAVPAVHAEPGCELYALHEGDGVFVMVERWESPEALRAHGKAEALTTLGAALADKLAAPLEVRRLTAVPAGDADKGAI; translated from the coding sequence GTGTCCGTCGTCGTCGTCGCCACCATCACCCCGAAGGCGGAGGCGGTGGACGCCGTCCGGGAGGCCATCCTGGCCGCCGTGCCGGCGGTGCACGCCGAGCCGGGCTGCGAGCTCTACGCGCTGCACGAGGGGGACGGGGTCTTCGTGATGGTGGAGCGGTGGGAGAGCCCCGAGGCGCTGCGCGCGCACGGCAAGGCCGAGGCGCTGACCACGCTGGGCGCGGCGCTCGCCGACAAGCTGGCGGCTCCGCTGGAGGTGCGCCGGCTGACCGCCGTCCCGGCCGGCGACGCCGACAAGGGCGCGATCTAG
- a CDS encoding FAD-dependent oxidoreductase yields MVDDGSPAPPSTGHPLRVAIVGAGPAGIYAADALTRQSDVPVAIDLLDRLPTPFGLVRHGIAPDHPKMRAIRDTLHRSLDDPLVRFVGNVEIGTDLSLAELRAHVDAVVYTYGAALDRRLGIEGEDLPGSLAATDVVAWYTGHPDADRARVESALTGVRSAVVVGVGNVALDVGRILARTAAELEPTDMPQHVIDALAAAPVEEVTVLGRRGPAQATFTTQELRELGELAAATVLVDPADLELDPDTEARAATDRNATRNLAVLREWSAHTPAAGRTRLRLRFYARPVRLLGTDRVTGVEVERTAVDGDGRAVGTGEFEVIPADLVVRSVGYLGTPLPGLPVDQRSGTVPHDGIGRVLRDGRPSTGEYAAGWIKRGPSGVVGHNKHDARETVAGLLADAADGSLRVHGERDDLVRTLQARGAEPVLLEDWRAIDAAEQELGATRGRARTTLHEREALMAAVRAATAR; encoded by the coding sequence GTGGTCGACGACGGTTCCCCCGCTCCCCCGTCCACCGGCCATCCCCTGCGGGTGGCGATCGTCGGCGCGGGACCGGCGGGGATCTACGCCGCCGACGCCCTCACCCGGCAGTCCGACGTCCCGGTCGCGATCGACCTGCTCGACCGGCTTCCGACGCCGTTCGGCCTGGTGCGGCACGGGATCGCCCCCGACCACCCCAAGATGCGGGCCATCCGCGACACGCTGCACCGCAGCCTCGACGACCCGCTGGTCCGGTTCGTCGGCAACGTGGAGATCGGCACCGACCTGTCGCTGGCCGAGCTCCGGGCGCACGTCGACGCCGTCGTCTACACCTACGGCGCCGCCCTCGACCGGCGCCTGGGCATCGAGGGCGAGGACCTGCCCGGCAGCCTGGCCGCCACCGACGTCGTCGCCTGGTACACCGGGCACCCCGACGCCGACCGCGCACGGGTGGAGTCCGCGCTGACCGGCGTCCGGTCGGCCGTGGTCGTCGGCGTCGGCAACGTCGCGCTCGACGTGGGCCGCATCCTCGCCCGCACCGCCGCGGAGCTCGAGCCCACCGACATGCCCCAGCACGTCATCGACGCCCTGGCCGCCGCACCGGTCGAGGAGGTGACCGTGCTCGGCCGCCGGGGCCCGGCCCAGGCGACGTTCACCACCCAGGAGCTGCGGGAGCTCGGCGAGCTCGCTGCGGCCACCGTGCTGGTCGACCCGGCCGACCTCGAACTCGACCCCGACACCGAGGCCCGCGCCGCCACCGACCGCAACGCCACCCGCAACCTCGCCGTCCTGCGCGAGTGGTCGGCGCACACGCCCGCAGCGGGCCGCACCCGGCTGCGGCTGCGCTTCTACGCGCGGCCGGTGCGGCTCCTGGGCACCGACCGGGTGACCGGCGTCGAGGTGGAGCGGACCGCTGTCGACGGCGACGGGCGGGCAGTCGGAACCGGTGAGTTCGAGGTGATCCCCGCCGACCTCGTGGTGCGGTCGGTGGGCTACCTCGGGACCCCGCTGCCCGGGCTGCCGGTCGACCAGCGCTCCGGCACCGTCCCGCACGACGGCATCGGCCGGGTGCTCCGCGACGGCCGTCCGTCGACCGGCGAGTACGCCGCCGGGTGGATCAAGCGCGGGCCGAGCGGCGTCGTCGGGCACAACAAGCACGACGCGCGCGAGACCGTGGCCGGGCTCCTCGCCGACGCCGCCGACGGGTCGCTGCGGGTGCACGGGGAGCGCGACGACCTGGTCCGGACCCTGCAGGCCCGTGGCGCGGAGCCGGTGCTGCTCGAGGACTGGCGGGCGATCGACGCCGCGGAGCAGGAGCTGGGCGCCACCCGCGGCCGGGCCCGGACGACCCTGCACGAACGGGAGGCCCTCATGGCGGCGGTCCGGGCGGCCACCGCCCGCTGA
- a CDS encoding ABC transporter permease: MNAPTGTPARAPGSTELVRLVAGREISTRLRDKNFIIGVALTVLLLLGIMAFQIAVGTGGDEGRVGVVGDTSQLGPAIEAQGEAVGMDVTVVPLDDEAAARAAVESEDVDGALLAGGPTPQLLVPDRDATMEAVVNGAVGAIAVAEQLAEAGVDLSSVPEVDVTSLAEDDGGEEQVLVAIIGVALLYGLLIMFGQFVAQGVVEEKASRVVELLLATMKPWQLLAGKILGLGVLGLAQIVLIGVISVGGALAFDLVTVPGDLISTVVSVILWFVLGYAFYASVFAVAASLVSRQEDLGSVLTPMMLLLIAGFFVGLQAAADPSGTLAVVTSYVPGLSPLVMPVRQAAGEAALWEVVLAVALMLVAIAVAVRLGGRVYAGALLRTSGKTKLRDALKAAQG; encoded by the coding sequence GTGAACGCCCCGACCGGAACGCCGGCGCGCGCGCCGGGCAGCACGGAGCTGGTCCGGCTGGTCGCCGGCCGCGAGATCTCCACCCGGCTCCGGGACAAGAACTTCATCATCGGCGTGGCGCTCACGGTCCTGCTGCTCCTCGGGATCATGGCCTTCCAGATCGCCGTCGGCACCGGCGGCGACGAGGGACGGGTCGGCGTGGTGGGGGACACCTCCCAGCTCGGCCCGGCCATCGAGGCCCAGGGCGAGGCCGTCGGCATGGACGTGACGGTCGTGCCGCTCGACGACGAGGCGGCCGCCCGTGCCGCGGTGGAGTCCGAGGACGTCGACGGCGCGTTGCTGGCAGGCGGCCCGACCCCGCAGCTCCTGGTGCCCGACCGCGACGCGACGATGGAGGCGGTCGTGAACGGCGCCGTGGGGGCGATCGCCGTCGCCGAGCAGCTGGCCGAGGCGGGCGTCGACCTCAGCTCGGTACCGGAGGTCGACGTCACCTCGCTGGCCGAGGACGACGGCGGGGAGGAGCAGGTCCTCGTCGCGATCATCGGCGTCGCCCTGCTCTACGGCCTGCTGATCATGTTCGGCCAGTTCGTCGCGCAGGGCGTGGTCGAGGAGAAGGCCAGCCGCGTGGTGGAGCTCCTGCTGGCGACCATGAAGCCCTGGCAGCTGCTGGCCGGGAAGATCCTCGGCCTGGGCGTGCTCGGGCTGGCGCAGATCGTCCTGATCGGGGTCATCAGCGTCGGCGGCGCGCTCGCCTTCGACCTGGTCACGGTGCCCGGTGACCTCATCAGCACCGTGGTGTCGGTGATCCTGTGGTTCGTGCTCGGCTACGCGTTCTACGCGTCGGTGTTCGCCGTGGCGGCGTCGCTGGTCAGCCGCCAGGAGGATCTCGGCAGCGTGCTGACGCCGATGATGCTGCTGCTCATCGCCGGGTTCTTCGTCGGCCTCCAGGCCGCGGCGGACCCGTCGGGGACGCTGGCGGTCGTCACCTCCTACGTGCCCGGCCTCTCCCCGCTGGTGATGCCGGTCCGGCAGGCGGCCGGCGAGGCGGCGCTGTGGGAGGTCGTCCTGGCCGTCGCGCTCATGCTCGTGGCGATCGCCGTCGCCGTCCGGCTGGGCGGCCGCGTCTACGCCGGGGCCCTGCTGCGCACCAGCGGGAAGACCAAGCTGCGGGACGCGCTGAAGGCCGCGCAGGGCTGA
- a CDS encoding inositol monophosphatase family protein: protein MAERWFLQRRPPGSGLRVAVSGAEVLAAALTLGLPPAALAPAVHDPRLRLLHDDGQAALVRRQWHADGFAEAVVLRRTGVPLDHPAVRALAAGWGCERARHGSTDRWIAVPGPGSDAPLADRFRHLAALAATRVEIAVALARDSGVDRTKEDGSPSLAADEAAHAAAVEVLGGLGVPVLSEERRDRPVDDGRPWIVLDPLDGTGNFAAGLPPWAFSAGLVRDGAPLAGLVADLASGRRWTGVRGAGAERDGVPVAPRPGSTVVVPSGPGGGSVAVPPSARRVRVTGCTAVDLCLVADGAASAWHDLDRSGTHVHDVAGGLGVLLAAGGVALTPDGEPVRLEPDTEGLIRFVAAPDAGAARALIRAVT from the coding sequence GTGGCTGAGCGCTGGTTCCTCCAGCGCCGTCCGCCGGGCAGCGGCCTCCGGGTGGCGGTCAGCGGCGCGGAGGTGCTGGCGGCCGCGCTCACCCTCGGGCTGCCGCCTGCCGCGCTCGCGCCGGCCGTGCACGACCCCCGGCTGCGGCTGCTGCACGACGACGGGCAGGCGGCGCTGGTCCGGCGGCAGTGGCACGCCGACGGGTTCGCCGAGGCGGTGGTCCTCCGGCGAACCGGGGTTCCGCTCGACCACCCGGCGGTGCGGGCCCTCGCCGCCGGATGGGGGTGCGAACGCGCCCGGCACGGCTCCACCGACCGCTGGATCGCCGTGCCGGGGCCCGGTTCCGATGCGCCGCTGGCCGACCGCTTCCGGCACCTGGCCGCCCTCGCGGCGACGCGGGTGGAGATCGCGGTGGCCCTGGCCCGCGACAGCGGTGTCGACCGCACCAAGGAGGACGGGAGCCCGTCGCTGGCCGCGGACGAGGCCGCCCACGCCGCCGCCGTCGAGGTGCTGGGCGGGCTGGGGGTGCCCGTGCTCAGCGAGGAGCGCCGCGACCGCCCGGTCGACGACGGCCGGCCGTGGATCGTGCTGGACCCGCTGGACGGCACGGGGAACTTCGCCGCCGGCCTCCCGCCGTGGGCGTTCTCCGCGGGGCTGGTGCGCGACGGCGCGCCGCTCGCCGGGCTGGTGGCCGATCTCGCGTCGGGCCGGCGGTGGACGGGGGTGCGGGGGGCCGGCGCGGAGCGGGACGGCGTGCCGGTCGCGCCCCGGCCGGGCAGCACCGTCGTCGTCCCGAGCGGGCCGGGCGGGGGCTCGGTGGCCGTGCCGCCCTCGGCGCGGCGGGTGCGGGTGACCGGCTGCACCGCCGTTGACCTGTGCCTGGTGGCCGACGGGGCCGCGTCGGCCTGGCACGACCTCGACCGCAGCGGCACGCACGTGCACGACGTGGCCGGCGGGCTGGGCGTCCTGCTCGCCGCGGGCGGCGTGGCCCTCACCCCGGACGGCGAGCCGGTGCGGCTGGAGCCCGACACCGAGGGGCTGATCCGCTTCGTGGCCGCCCCGGACGCCGGCGCGGCCCGTGCGCTGATCCGCGCGGTGACCTGA
- a CDS encoding TIGR03557 family F420-dependent LLM class oxidoreductase encodes MAMQLGYTMMTEQAGPKELVGHVVGAEEVGFDFAVSSDHFFPWLDEMGHSPNAWVTLGAAAQATSRIPLMTYVTCPSFRYHPAVVAQQAATLQILSDGRFTLGLGAGENLNEHVVGAGWPPADVRHEMLVEAVHIISDLFDGDGYTNHRGEHFDVESAKLWDLPEKRVPIGVAVSGKQSCRIAGELADAMIAVEPEAELGEHFDAAGGAGKPRIGQMPICFDTDRDAAVQRAHSLFRWFGFGWKVNAELPGPTAFDAAAQFVRPEDVAGSIPCGDDVEAVIEGAKEYAEAGFTHLALVQIGGDQQQPYLEWTRTTLMPAWREAFGS; translated from the coding sequence ATGGCGATGCAGCTGGGCTACACGATGATGACCGAGCAGGCCGGCCCGAAGGAGCTGGTCGGGCACGTGGTCGGGGCCGAGGAGGTGGGCTTCGACTTCGCCGTCAGCAGCGACCACTTCTTCCCGTGGCTGGACGAGATGGGGCACTCGCCGAACGCGTGGGTGACCCTGGGCGCCGCCGCGCAGGCCACCAGCCGCATCCCGCTGATGACCTACGTGACCTGCCCGAGCTTCCGGTACCACCCGGCGGTCGTGGCGCAGCAGGCCGCGACGCTGCAGATCCTCTCCGACGGCCGGTTCACCCTGGGCCTGGGCGCCGGGGAGAACCTCAACGAGCACGTCGTCGGTGCCGGCTGGCCGCCCGCCGACGTCCGCCACGAGATGCTCGTCGAGGCCGTCCACATCATCAGCGACCTCTTCGACGGCGACGGCTACACCAACCACCGCGGCGAGCACTTCGACGTCGAGTCGGCCAAGCTCTGGGACCTCCCGGAGAAGCGGGTGCCCATCGGCGTCGCGGTCTCGGGCAAGCAGTCGTGCCGGATCGCCGGCGAGCTGGCCGACGCGATGATCGCCGTGGAGCCGGAGGCCGAGCTCGGCGAGCACTTCGACGCCGCGGGCGGGGCCGGCAAGCCGCGGATCGGCCAGATGCCGATCTGCTTCGACACCGACCGCGACGCCGCGGTGCAGCGGGCCCACTCGCTGTTCCGCTGGTTCGGCTTCGGCTGGAAGGTCAACGCCGAGCTGCCCGGCCCCACGGCGTTCGACGCGGCCGCCCAGTTCGTCCGGCCGGAGGACGTCGCGGGGTCCATCCCGTGCGGCGACGACGTCGAGGCGGTGATCGAGGGCGCCAAGGAGTACGCCGAGGCCGGGTTCACCCACCTGGCCCTCGTGCAGATCGGCGGGGACCAGCAGCAGCCGTATCTCGAGTGGACCCGGACCACCCTGATGCCGGCCTGGCGGGAGGCGTTCGGCAGCTGA
- a CDS encoding DNA-formamidopyrimidine glycosylase family protein, which yields MPEGHTLYRLAREQQLLFAGRPVHVASPQGRFDAGAALLDGRVLDEVFSYGKHLFARFGADSVHVHLGLYGTFTTGAGAPPPAKGALRMRWVADGPDGGGVWTDLRGPTACEVLTVPDVERILGRLGPDPLRPRSDGALAHRRISGSRTPVGALLMDQSVLAGVGNVYRAELLFRHRVSPFRPGRDIDADLWGRMWPDLVTLMRSGVRMGRIVTTRPEDRSRRGGAVRREDAHYVYRRTGLPCRCCGTEIRTQVMVGRNLYWCPVCQAV from the coding sequence ATGCCCGAGGGCCACACCCTGTACCGCCTGGCGCGGGAGCAGCAGCTGCTGTTCGCCGGACGGCCGGTGCACGTCGCCAGCCCGCAGGGCCGCTTCGACGCCGGAGCCGCCCTCCTCGACGGCCGGGTGCTCGACGAGGTGTTCTCCTACGGCAAGCACCTGTTCGCCCGCTTCGGTGCCGACAGCGTGCACGTGCACCTGGGCCTGTACGGCACGTTCACCACCGGGGCGGGCGCGCCGCCGCCGGCCAAGGGCGCGCTCCGGATGCGCTGGGTGGCCGACGGCCCCGACGGCGGGGGCGTGTGGACCGATCTGCGCGGCCCCACCGCCTGCGAGGTGCTGACGGTCCCCGACGTCGAGCGGATCCTGGGCCGACTGGGCCCCGACCCGCTGCGCCCCCGATCCGACGGCGCGCTCGCCCACCGGCGGATCAGCGGCAGCCGCACGCCCGTGGGGGCGCTGCTCATGGACCAGTCGGTGCTCGCCGGCGTCGGCAACGTGTACCGCGCCGAGCTGCTCTTCCGGCACCGGGTCTCCCCGTTCCGCCCCGGCCGCGACATCGACGCGGACCTGTGGGGGCGGATGTGGCCCGACCTGGTGACCCTGATGCGGTCCGGCGTCCGCATGGGCCGCATCGTCACCACCCGGCCCGAGGACCGGTCCCGGCGCGGCGGCGCCGTCCGACGGGAGGACGCCCACTACGTCTACCGGCGCACCGGCCTGCCCTGCCGGTGCTGCGGCACCGAGATCCGCACGCAGGTCATGGTGGGGCGCAACCTCTACTGGTGCCCGGTCTGCCAGGCCGTCTGA
- a CDS encoding GNAT family N-acetyltransferase yields MDTTVVDVPERGRFEVLVGERVVGLASYHVDNGQMTLPHTEVDPSMGGKGIGKTLVAAVLDAARERGLTVLPYCSFVRHYIQQHPDQLDLVADDDRPHFGLETVDR; encoded by the coding sequence ATGGACACCACGGTGGTGGACGTCCCCGAGCGGGGGCGGTTCGAGGTTCTGGTGGGCGAGCGCGTGGTCGGGCTGGCGAGCTACCACGTCGACAACGGTCAGATGACGCTGCCGCACACCGAGGTCGACCCCTCCATGGGTGGCAAGGGCATCGGCAAGACGCTGGTCGCCGCTGTCCTGGACGCCGCCCGCGAGCGAGGCCTCACGGTGCTGCCCTACTGCTCCTTCGTCCGCCACTACATCCAGCAGCACCCCGATCAGCTGGACCTCGTGGCCGACGACGACCGGCCGCACTTCGGCCTGGAGACCGTCGACCGCTGA